TCCGGGACGACCGCGCCGCAGCACCGCATCCACCGCCCGCGAATGGTCCTCCACGTGGATCCAGTCGCGCACGTTCATCCCGTCGCCGTACACCGGCACCGGCTTCCCCTCGTGCAGCAGCGTCACGAAAAACGGGATGAGCTTCTCGGGAAACTGGTACGGGCCGTAGTTGTTCGAGCAGCGGGTGACGAGCACCGGCAGGCCGAACGTCTTCCCGTATGCCCGCACGAGCAAATCCGCCGACGTCTTGCTGGCGGCATAGGGAGAGTTGGGCGCAAGCGGCGACTCCTCGGAGAACTTCCCCGTGGCCCCCAGCGAGCCGTACACCTCGTCGGTCGAGATCTGCAGGTACCGGGCGACCTTCGCCTTGCGCGCCG
The Deltaproteobacteria bacterium DNA segment above includes these coding regions:
- a CDS encoding dTDP-glucose 4,6-dehydratase, with amino-acid sequence MRILVAGGAGFIGSNFIRYVLGTHDGWSVVNVDKLTYAGNLANLADMAGDPRYGFHRADICDAAEVARIFAEEKPEAVVNFAAETHVDRSIDDPALFLRTNILGTQVLLDAARKAKVARYLQISTDEVYGSLGATGKFSEESPLAPNSPYAASKTSADLLVRAYGKTFGLPVLVTRCSNNYGPYQFPEKLIPFFVTLLHEGKPVPVYGDGMNVRDWIHVEDHSRAVDAVLRRGRPG